CCAAGGGCCTGCCTGAAGACCATTTCACGGGAGGGAACTGCCATTACCAGGGTTCCCGTCTAAGAAGAGGTCCATTCGGGACGCCACGGAAGGTCATCACGGTGATGATTGAGCGCTGACAGGACCCGGATTCTCGGGAACGAGCCCTCACCGCCGGGTGAGGACTTCGCGTTGAGCCTTCAGCGCCTGCGGGAACATCCTGTTCTCTTCCGCCTCGAAGTGATCCTCGAGGAGCTTTCTCAGCTTGGCAACCTCGGGACCAAGCATCCCCGGTGTTCGTCGCGCTAGCTTGTCGAGTTCTTCGATGCTGGAGCGGATCTCACGGTGGACCTGCGCGATTTCGATGGCATCCCGGGCGCCCTCGCGTCCATAGGCGTCGATGATGGCTTTCAGGACCTTCGCTTCCTCGTCGATCACGTGCTGACGAAGGGGGTCCCAGAGGGAGGACACCAATTCTGCCGCCTTCGCGTACCAGCGTCTCTCCACCGCGTCCTTGAGCTCTGCGAGCCGTCGCTTGACCTCGCCGTGCTCTTCCCGAAGCGTCTCGATGAGTTCCCCAAGCTCGAGTGGACGGGCCACGAACCCCTCCCTCCTTGCCTCCTTTGGGAGACCATTGAGGCAGGTTCTAAATGACCGACTGGGCGCTTAAGCTCTAGATTGTTGTTCTGCGTGCGATGATCCCCCGTCCATCGGAGCCGGTTGCAGGCAGAAGGCGTGGGAGCCCCCGATTGGGTTGTTGTCGCTCGCCGACAAGCCCGGGCGGCCCGTCTTTTCTAGTTCCGCTTGGTGCACGAAACGTCCTCACACGTGCCCGGGTCAGTAACTTTTCTCCGATCGGAACAGGTAGTTCAGGTAGAGGAGGGCGGGACCGACGACCAGCAAGCCCAGGATGAGGGTGGGGGTCAGGACGGTCAGCATTTCCGGAGCGGCCAGCATCTGGCCCGCGGTGATGTCCGGGTAGATTAGATAGGGGAAGTGCGCCAGGGCGAAGGTCAAGAGGGCGATGGAGTCGACCGCGGCGAGGAGTAGGAAGGCGTACAGGGCGAGCCGCCGCGTGCCGCGCCAGACCAGGAACCCGGCCAGGACGAACAGGAGGCCGGCGAAGACCATCACGGGGGCGAGCTCAAGCATCTTGTCGAAGGCGTACCCGGCGTTGGCACGCAGCAGGATTAGCTCCGCGATTCCAAGGGCGGCAACGGTTCCCATGGAAGCGTACACGGGATTCCGGTACACCTCCCGGTCCTCCGGGCTCTCATCATAGGCCATCGCCAAGACGCCGCTCAGGAGAATCTGGCCCGCGAACACGAGGAAAGCCGTCACGTAGGTGACGGGATTGGAGAGCGGAGACAGGATGTCGAAGGAGGGCGCTCCGTTCTGGACCGTGACCGGGTTGGAAATGATCAGGGTGAGGACGACGGACAGGAGAGGCAGGATGAGCAGTCCGGCGAGCGAGTAGGTGGTCGCGAAGAGACGCCTCTCGCCTCCATAGAAGTCGAAAACCAGGAAGGCGCCCCGCAGGATGAATAGGACGGCGACCAGGGAAACGGGAAGGAGGAGCACCGTACCGAGGACGCTGACGAGGCCCGGGAAGAAGGCCGCGGCACTCACCACGATCAGGACGAGGAAGACGTTCGTGACCTCCCATCGCGGATTGACGTAGGAGCGGATGGCTTCGCGCACCCCTTCCCCCGGAGGATGCCGCCAGGACATCAGGTGGTAGAAACCGGTCCCAAAGTCGATGGAGGCCAGGAGGAAGTAGGCGAGGATGGCCGCCCACAGAATCATGTACGCGAGGAACGCGTCACCCATGCGCTGCCCCCGGGGCGGGCTTGGGTTCGCGAGGACGGGCCGTGTAAAGCCGACGGAGGACGACGACCGTCAACCCGAGCAGGGCCGCGTAGAAGGCCGCGAAGGCGAAGAACAGGGCAGGCACCGTCTCTCCGGCGGCTGTGAAGCCCTCCTGGACGGTCATTACGTTGTAGATGATCCACGGCTGGCGTCCGACCTCCGTGACGGCCCAACCCAGGAGGAAATTTGCGTACGCCAAGGGACCGGCTGCGACGACTGCAAATTGGGAGAGGCGACGCAGCCTCTCGCGAGCCGGCAACCGCACGAGGACGAGGTTCACCAGAGCGATGAGGACCAGGAGCAGGCCGATTGTGACCAGCACGTTGAAGGCCGTGTGGACAAGGCCGACGTCGGGCCAGGTCGAGGAGGGGAAGGCATCGAGGCCGGTGACGACTCCGTTGAAGGAACCCGTCGCCAGGAAGCTCAGCAGTCCCGGGATGGGTATCGTGATGCCGAAGAACGTCTCGGAGGCCGACGACTGCGTGTGGTACAGGGCCTCCATGGCCGCAAACTTCTCGGGCTGGCTCGAAGCAACAAACGAGGCGGAGAGGCTGCCCGTGATGGCGGCAAGAATCGCGACAACCAGGCCGACACTCAGAGCGAATTGGAAGGCTACCTTCGCGTACTCGCTCGAATCCCCCCTCAGCCGCTTGAAGGCGTAGATGGCTCCGAGCATGAAGGAGGTCCCCACGTAGCATGCAAGGAGCACGTGTGAGGTCTCGTACGGGACCGCGGTGTTCAGCATCGCCGCGACGGGATCGACGTGCACGAGCTTCCCGGCGGAGAGCGCA
Above is a window of Thermoplasmata archaeon DNA encoding:
- a CDS encoding hemerythrin domain-containing protein, giving the protein MARPLELGELIETLREEHGEVKRRLAELKDAVERRWYAKAAELVSSLWDPLRQHVIDEEAKVLKAIIDAYGREGARDAIEIAQVHREIRSSIEELDKLARRTPGMLGPEVAKLRKLLEDHFEAEENRMFPQALKAQREVLTRR
- a CDS encoding cytochrome d ubiquinol oxidase subunit II, with the protein product MGDAFLAYMILWAAILAYFLLASIDFGTGFYHLMSWRHPPGEGVREAIRSYVNPRWEVTNVFLVLIVVSAAAFFPGLVSVLGTVLLLPVSLVAVLFILRGAFLVFDFYGGERRLFATTYSLAGLLILPLLSVVLTLIISNPVTVQNGAPSFDILSPLSNPVTYVTAFLVFAGQILLSGVLAMAYDESPEDREVYRNPVYASMGTVAALGIAELILLRANAGYAFDKMLELAPVMVFAGLLFVLAGFLVWRGTRRLALYAFLLLAAVDSIALLTFALAHFPYLIYPDITAGQMLAAPEMLTVLTPTLILGLLVVGPALLYLNYLFRSEKSY
- a CDS encoding cytochrome ubiquinol oxidase subunit I produces the protein MTPLDYGRLLMALTLSVHSLFVIPGIGLALFISLAEFLGLRTRNENYLRMARTWSRGFALLFAVGAGSGVAVAVQLFLLWPTFMAVASQVIILPFFIEVFAFFTEAIFLGIYMYSWDRFKNPWRHWLASVPIVVASALSGFLITTVNAFMNAPTGFALSAGKLVHVDPVAAMLNTAVPYETSHVLLACYVGTSFMLGAIYAFKRLRGDSSEYAKVAFQFALSVGLVVAILAAITGSLSASFVASSQPEKFAAMEALYHTQSSASETFFGITIPIPGLLSFLATGSFNGVVTGLDAFPSSTWPDVGLVHTAFNVLVTIGLLLVLIALVNLVLVRLPARERLRRLSQFAVVAAGPLAYANFLLGWAVTEVGRQPWIIYNVMTVQEGFTAAGETVPALFFAFAAFYAALLGLTVVVLRRLYTARPREPKPAPGAAHG